In uncultured Ilyobacter sp., a genomic segment contains:
- a CDS encoding glycine betaine ABC transporter substrate-binding protein: MVKLLKRIVLVMMIVVFAACGKKEAKLEMITLGHTNFTEQRVLGQLFAVMIENHTDYKTDVKELGGTKIAFEAIKTGDISIYPHCTGTGYSVILKQTELKDPDAVYEYVKNAYAEKKYNLEYLKPLGFNDTYTLAIKPETAEKYNLKTFSDLAKVSEELVIGATMEFLEREDGVPGLKKAYPGMEFKGEKALEGGLRYTAIKEDKIDIADAFSTDGKLLTYNLVILEDDKNFFPPYYAAPLLNGEFAKNHPEIKEVLEKLAEQINENDMQNMNYRADEEGIPARVVAEEFLKGKGLI; encoded by the coding sequence ATGGTTAAGTTGTTGAAAAGGATTGTACTTGTTATGATGATTGTAGTATTTGCTGCCTGTGGTAAAAAAGAGGCTAAGCTAGAAATGATAACATTGGGGCACACAAACTTTACAGAGCAAAGAGTATTGGGACAATTATTTGCAGTTATGATCGAGAATCACACTGATTATAAGACTGATGTAAAAGAATTGGGTGGAACTAAAATTGCATTTGAAGCTATAAAAACTGGGGACATATCTATTTATCCTCATTGTACAGGTACTGGGTATTCAGTTATTTTAAAACAGACTGAACTTAAAGATCCAGATGCGGTTTATGAATATGTAAAAAATGCATATGCAGAAAAAAAGTATAATTTAGAATATTTAAAACCACTTGGATTTAATGACACATATACACTGGCAATAAAACCTGAAACCGCTGAGAAATATAATTTGAAAACATTTTCAGATTTAGCAAAGGTTTCTGAAGAACTTGTAATCGGGGCAACCATGGAATTTTTAGAAAGAGAAGATGGAGTACCTGGTCTAAAGAAAGCCTATCCAGGTATGGAATTTAAAGGAGAAAAAGCCCTTGAAGGAGGACTCCGTTATACTGCTATAAAAGAAGACAAGATAGATATTGCAGATGCTTTCTCTACAGATGGGAAACTTCTAACATATAATCTTGTTATACTAGAAGATGATAAAAATTTCTTCCCACCTTATTACGCAGCACCACTTCTTAATGGAGAATTTGCAAAAAATCACCCTGAAATAAAAGAAGTTCTTGAAAAGCTTGCAGAACAGATTAATGAGAATGATATGCAAAATATGAACTATAGAGCTGATGAAGAAGGGATTCCTGCAAGAGTCGTTGCAGAAGAGTTTCTTAAAGGAAAAGGTCTTATATAA
- a CDS encoding glycine betaine ABC transporter substrate-binding protein produces MAKLMKSIVIVMIIMAFAACGKKESEVKIINIGHKNYTEQRLLGQIFAVMIENHTDYKTDVKELGGTQIAFEALKSRGIDLYPEYTGSAYAALLNESGLKDPEKIYNLVKDRIKTLYNLDYLSPLGFNNAWTLSVKPETAEKYNLKTFSDLAKQSGKLVIGASMEFFEREDAMLGLKKIYAGMDFKEEKALNGGLRYTAIKSGKIDVTDAFGTDGKLVTYKLITLEDDKNFFLPYHIAPLLNGDFAKAHPEVVETLEKLSGQFNETEMQNMNYRIDEEGIPARAVAEEFLKEKGLI; encoded by the coding sequence ATGGCTAAGTTAATGAAAAGTATTGTAATTGTCATGATAATTATGGCATTTGCTGCCTGTGGTAAAAAAGAATCAGAGGTGAAAATAATCAACATCGGTCACAAAAATTATACAGAACAAAGATTACTTGGACAAATATTTGCTGTTATGATAGAGAATCATACAGACTATAAAACAGATGTAAAGGAACTAGGGGGGACGCAAATTGCGTTTGAAGCTTTAAAAAGTAGGGGGATAGACCTTTATCCTGAGTATACTGGATCAGCATATGCAGCTCTTTTAAATGAAAGCGGTTTAAAAGATCCTGAGAAAATTTATAATCTTGTTAAAGATAGAATCAAGACTCTATATAATTTAGATTATTTAAGTCCCTTAGGTTTTAATAATGCATGGACTTTATCGGTAAAACCTGAAACTGCTGAAAAATACAATCTAAAAACATTTTCAGATTTAGCAAAACAGTCTGGAAAATTGGTAATTGGAGCGAGTATGGAATTCTTTGAAAGAGAAGACGCAATGCTGGGTCTGAAAAAAATATATGCAGGTATGGATTTTAAGGAAGAAAAAGCTCTTAACGGAGGTCTTCGTTATACAGCCATAAAAAGTGGGAAAATAGATGTTACAGATGCTTTTGGTACAGATGGAAAATTAGTTACTTATAAGTTAATTACATTAGAAGATGACAAAAATTTCTTTCTGCCGTATCATATAGCACCACTTTTGAATGGGGATTTTGCAAAGGCTCACCCTGAAGTGGTAGAAACTCTTGAAAAACTATCGGGACAGTTCAATGAAACAGAAATGCAGAATATGAACTATAGAATTGATGAAGAAGGTATTCCTGCAAGGGCTGTGGCAGAAGAATTTCTCAAGGAAAAAGGACTTATATAA